The Oscillatoria salina IIICB1 genome has a segment encoding these proteins:
- the nifS gene encoding cysteine desulfurase NifS: protein MKDCIYLDNNATTKIDEEVVSAMLPYLTLYYGNPSSMHSFGGQVGKAVREAREQVASLLGAEASEIVFTSCGTEGDNAAIRAALSAQPNKRHIVTSCVEHPAVLNLCKYLEKQGYSVTYLSVNSQGQIDLDELEASLTGNTALVSVMYANNETGVVFPIERIGQIVKDYGAIFHVDAVQAVGKIPLNMKTSTIDLLTLSGHKIHAPKGIGALYVRRGVRFRPFLIGGHQERGRRGGTENVPGIVALGKAAELAEKNLANIEGEKQLRDRLEKGILASIENAIVNGDPIERLPNTTNIGFKYIEGEAILLSLNQFGICASSGSACTSGSLEPSHVLRSMGLPYSVLHGSIRFSLSRYTTIEEIDRVLEVLPGVIERLRALSPFNNDRADWLQEQEQAVLTR from the coding sequence ATGAAAGATTGCATTTATCTTGATAACAACGCTACAACCAAAATTGATGAAGAAGTTGTTTCGGCAATGTTGCCTTACCTAACGCTTTATTATGGTAATCCTTCTAGTATGCACAGCTTCGGCGGGCAAGTAGGAAAAGCAGTCAGGGAAGCACGCGAACAAGTTGCATCGCTTTTGGGCGCAGAAGCTTCGGAAATAGTCTTTACCAGTTGTGGGACCGAAGGAGATAATGCAGCAATTAGAGCGGCTCTTTCTGCCCAGCCGAATAAGCGACATATTGTGACTAGTTGTGTGGAACATCCGGCAGTTCTAAATCTTTGCAAATATCTAGAAAAGCAAGGTTATAGTGTTACTTATCTGTCGGTAAATTCTCAAGGTCAAATTGATTTGGATGAATTAGAAGCATCGCTTACGGGAAATACTGCTTTGGTTTCGGTAATGTATGCTAATAATGAAACAGGTGTAGTTTTCCCGATTGAGCGTATCGGACAGATTGTTAAAGATTATGGTGCAATCTTCCATGTGGATGCGGTACAAGCGGTGGGTAAAATTCCCTTAAACATGAAGACTAGCACGATCGATTTATTGACTTTATCTGGTCATAAAATCCATGCTCCGAAAGGAATTGGAGCGTTGTATGTGCGCCGAGGAGTCAGATTTCGTCCCTTCTTAATTGGCGGACATCAAGAAAGAGGTCGTCGCGGTGGAACGGAAAATGTACCAGGAATTGTTGCTTTAGGTAAAGCTGCTGAATTAGCAGAGAAAAATTTAGCTAATATTGAGGGAGAAAAACAGTTGCGCGATCGCCTAGAAAAAGGTATACTTGCAAGTATAGAGAATGCGATCGTTAATGGCGACCCGATTGAAAGATTACCTAACACAACAAATATTGGTTTTAAGTATATTGAAGGTGAGGCAATTCTCTTATCACTCAATCAATTTGGAATTTGTGCTTCTTCTGGTTCTGCTTGCACTTCTGGTTCCTTAGAACCGTCCCACGTTTTACGCTCAATGGGACTACCTTATAGCGTTCTCCACGGTTCAATTCGCTTCAGTTTATCACGCTATACTACCATCGAAGAAATCGATCGCGTCTTAGAAGTTCTCCCAGGAGTTATTGAACGTCTCCGCGCTCTTTCTCCTTTCAATAACGATCGAGCTGACTGGTTACAAGAACAAGAACAAGCAGTTTTAACCCGATAG
- the nifB gene encoding nitrogenase cofactor biosynthesis protein NifB produces MLHPTGTLTIEPQTQPKKSSGSCSCSGSSPKEIKDQKLQERIAKHPCYSEEAHHHYARMHVAVAPACNIQCNYCNRKYDCANESRPGVVSELLTPEEAAHKVLVIAGKIPQMTVLGIAGPGDPLANPEKTFRTFELIADKAPDIKLCLSTNGLMLPDHVDRIKQLNVDHVTITINMVDPKVGEKIYPWVRYNRRRYRGIEGVKILHERQMEGLQALQEADILCKVNSVMIPGINDEHLAEVDEVIRSKGAFLHNIMPLISAPEHGTYFGLNGQRGPTPKELKSLQDKCSGNMKMMRHCRQCRADAVGLLGEDRSQEFTKTKFMEMTPEYDIQKRQEVHAGIDQFREQLKATKEQKAAQKKRKTGEKILVAVATKGSGLVNQHFGHAKEFQIFEVDGAEVKFVGHRKIDHYCQGGYGEEATLNNIIQAISDCKAVLASKIGDCPQGELRKAGVEPFEGYDVIDKLALDFYEQYSKKTQS; encoded by the coding sequence ATGTTACATCCTACAGGAACATTAACCATCGAACCACAAACTCAGCCCAAGAAATCTTCTGGTAGTTGCAGTTGCAGTGGTTCTTCACCAAAAGAAATTAAAGACCAAAAACTCCAAGAACGCATTGCCAAACACCCTTGTTACAGTGAAGAAGCCCACCATCACTATGCACGGATGCACGTAGCCGTAGCTCCTGCTTGTAACATTCAATGCAATTACTGCAATCGCAAATATGACTGCGCCAATGAAAGTCGTCCGGGAGTCGTTAGCGAACTGCTAACCCCCGAAGAAGCAGCCCACAAAGTCTTAGTAATTGCTGGCAAAATCCCGCAAATGACAGTCCTCGGTATAGCTGGACCTGGCGACCCCTTAGCAAACCCCGAAAAAACCTTCCGCACGTTTGAACTAATTGCAGACAAAGCCCCGGATATCAAACTCTGCTTATCCACCAACGGCTTAATGCTACCCGATCATGTCGATCGCATTAAACAACTGAATGTCGATCACGTCACCATTACTATTAATATGGTTGACCCCAAAGTCGGCGAAAAAATTTACCCTTGGGTTCGTTATAACCGTCGCCGCTACCGGGGTATCGAAGGAGTCAAAATTCTTCACGAAAGACAGATGGAAGGCTTACAAGCCCTTCAGGAAGCAGACATCCTCTGCAAAGTTAACTCCGTCATGATTCCAGGAATTAATGACGAACACCTCGCCGAAGTCGATGAAGTAATTCGTTCCAAAGGTGCATTTTTGCACAACATCATGCCCTTAATCTCCGCCCCCGAACACGGTACTTATTTCGGCTTAAACGGACAGCGCGGACCTACTCCCAAAGAGTTAAAATCACTACAAGACAAATGCTCCGGCAACATGAAAATGATGCGTCATTGTCGCCAGTGTCGCGCTGATGCGGTAGGACTTCTGGGTGAAGATCGCTCTCAGGAATTCACCAAAACTAAATTCATGGAGATGACTCCTGAATATGACATCCAGAAACGTCAGGAAGTACACGCAGGTATCGACCAATTCCGAGAACAACTGAAAGCAACCAAAGAGCAGAAAGCTGCCCAGAAGAAAAGGAAAACAGGTGAAAAAATTCTTGTCGCAGTAGCAACTAAAGGTAGTGGTTTAGTTAATCAACATTTTGGTCATGCGAAAGAGTTCCAAATTTTTGAAGTTGATGGCGCAGAAGTAAAATTTGTCGGACACCGCAAAATCGATCATTATTGCCAAGGTGGTTACGGCGAAGAAGCAACTTTAAACAACATTATTCAAGCAATTTCTGATTGCAAAGCAGTGTTGGCTTCCAAAATTGGGGACTGTCCTCAAGGAGAATTACGCAAAGCTGGAGTAGAACCATTTGAAGGCTATGACGTAATTGACAAACTTGCTCTTGACTTTTACGAGCAATACAGTAAAAAAACCCAATCATAA